Sequence from the Herbaspirillum sp. meg3 genome:
TGCGGTAACTGCGCCCGCATTCACAAGTCGTCCGGCGAAGCCTGTCGTCAAGGCAGCGACTGCAGGCACTGCCGTGCGCAAGCCTGCGGCATCGGTGGCATCTTCGGCATCAGCCACGCGCAAGCCGGCTCTGGCCAAGGCATTGCCGTCGGCGAGTGCGAAATCTGCCGTGCCGAAGTCGCCGGCTGGCGACGATGGTGATTGGGAAACATTCTAAGGAGCCTGCATTGTCTGAATGCGGATTTTTGTGACTGACGTAAGTAAGAAAGCGGCTTGCCTGAGCGATTTGGCGAGCCGTTTTTCATTTATTGTGAAGGCGAGGGCCGCCGGGGGATGTTTGCGTTGATCCGGGATGCGTTCTTAGCCTTGATTTCAGCGGTTTTCCCTCTCGGAATGTTATGATACCGGGCTATTGTGGGCGAATTTGCCTGCTTCCGTCAAACTCTGTGAAACTGTAGACAACGTGCGCTTAAATTCCATTAAATTGTCAGGATTCAAGTCTTTCGTCGATCCGATGAATTTCCAGGTGCCGGGGCAGTTGGTAGGTGTGGTAGGCCCTAACGGCTGCGGCAAGTCCAATATTATCGATGCGGTGCGCTGGGTGCTGGGTGAATCCAAAGCATCCGAATTGCGCGGCGAATCGATGCAAGACGTCATCTTCAACGGCTCCACCAACCGCAAGCCGGCCGGACGCGCCTCCGTCGAGCTGATTTTCGACAACGCCATGGGCAAGGCCGCAGGTCAATGGGGCCAATACGCCGAGATCGCCGTCAAGCGCACGCTCACGCGCGACGGCACTTCTTCGTATTACATCAATAACCAGGCGGTGCGTCGCCGCGACATTCAGGACATTTTCCTTGGTACCGGTCTTGGCCCGCGGGCGTACGCGATCATCGGTCAGGGCATGATTTCGCGCATTATCGAAGCGCGTCCTGAAGAGCTGCGTATCTTCCTGGAAGAAGCCGCAGGCGTGTCGAAGTACAAAGAACGCCGTCGCGAGACAGAAAACCGTCTGCACGACACGCGTGAAAATCTGACGCGCCTCGAAGACATCCTCCGCGAACTCAACAGCAATCTGGAAAAGCTGGAAGCGCAGGCCGCTGTCGCGAAGAAGTTCAACGAACTCACTGCCGATCAGGAAGAGAAGCAAAAACTGCTGTGGTTGCTGCGCAAGAATGAGGCCAAGGCCGAGCAGGAAAAATACTTCCGTGAAATCGAGCGCGCGCAGATTGATCTCGAAGAGCAAACCGCCAAACTGCGTCATGTGGAAACTGAGCTTGAACACATGCGTCAGGCCCATTACGGCGCGGGTGACCGTTTGCATACCGCACAAGGCCATCTCTACCAGACCAACTCGGAAATCGGCAGCCTCGAAGCGCAAATCAAGTTCGTCATCGAGTCGCGCAGCCGTCTGCAATCGCAACTGAATTCGCTGACCGCGCAACGCGATCAATGGCAGCGTCAGGGCACGCAGCATCAGGATGATCTGGCCGAGGCCGAGATTCAGCTTGAAGAGCAGGGCATGCGTGTCGAGCAGGCGCAGCAGGCTGTGCAGGACGCTACCGACAAAGTGCCGACGTTGGAGCAAGCCTGGCGCGAAGCACAACTGAAAACAACTGAGTCGCGCAGCAAGATCATGCAGATTCAGCAGCAGATCGAGCTGGAATCAGCGCATCAGCGCAATGCCTCCAACATCCTGTCCGGCCTGGCTGTCCGTCGTGAACGCCTGGTGCAGGAAAAGAGTGGCCTGAACATGCCTGACGATGCGCATCTGTCCAATCTGAAGCTGCAACTTGAAGAGAAGCAAGGCTCGCTCGAAGAAGCGTCGATGTATCTCGAAGAGGCGCAAGAGCAGTTGCCGAAGCAGGAAGAAGAACGCCGTACCGCGCAAGAACTGGTCAGCAAGGAAACGACCGAGCTGGCACAACTGGAAGCGCGTCTTTCTGCGCTGAAGCAGTTGCAGGAAAGCGTGCAGACGCAAGGCAAGGTTCAGCCCTGGCTGGAAAAGCATGAGCTCGCCAATTTGCCGCGCCTGTGGCAGAAGCTGCACATCGACGCCGGCTGGGAAACTGCGCTGGAATCGGTGTTGCGTGAACGCATGTCGGCGCTGGAAGTCTCGAATCTGGATTGGGCCAAGGCCTTCTTCAACGATGCGCCGCCAGCCAAGCTTGCCTTGTTTGCGCCGAATCCGGCAGGTCTGCCTTCCGAACCGGCACCGAATGGCCTCAAGCCTTTCATCAACTTGCTGCAACTTAATGATCCGGGCCTGCGTACGCTGATGCAGGACTGGCTGCACAACATCTTTATCGCTGACGACACAGCCAGCGCCTTCGTTGATCGCAGCAAGCTGCCGAACGGCGCCTTGTTCGTGACCAAGCAAGGCCATGTCGTGAGCCAGTCAAGCGTTCGGTTCTATGCTTCTGATTCGGAGCAGGACGGCATGCTGGCACGCCAGCAGGAAATCGAAAACATCACCAAGCAGCAGCGTGCGCAATACATGCTGGCAGAAGAAGCCAAGTCGCGTGCGGTGCGTGCCGATGCGGCCATGACCAGCGCTGCGCAGCGTCTGCAAGAACTGCGTCAGCGTGTTGCCGGTCTGACGCAGGCGGCTCATAGCTTGCAAATTGAAGTGATGAAGCTGTCTGAAGTGCAGGAGCGATTCAATCAGCGCAGCACGCAGATCGTTGCTGATCTGGCGGAAATCGAAACACAGGAAACCGAACAGCAGCAAATCAAGATCGAATCGGAAGCGAAGTTTGAGCAGCTCGACATTGAACTGGCCGAGCTGCAGGAATCGCACGAAAACGGCCAGACCGACTATCTCGGCAAAGAACAGCAACTCAACGATGCCCGCCAACGTCTGCGCGAGCTGGAACGTGCTGCTCAGGAGGCCGAGTTTTCCGAAAAATCACAACGCAACAAGATCGACGAACTCAAGCGCAACATCGCCACCGCGCTGGAGCAGGCCGCGCAGTTGTTTGCCAGCATGCAACAAGGCAGTCTGGAACTGGAAAGCCTGGACGATCAGGCCGCGCAAGCTGGATTGCAATCCTTGCTGGATAAACGGACCGACCAGGAGCGCGCGTTGGCTGATGCACGCCACGAACTCGATCAGTTGTCGCAAAAGCTGCGTCAGCACGAAGAGGCGCGCCTGCAAAACGAACGCAGCCTGCAGCCGCAGCGCGATCGTATTACCGAGCTGCAATTGAAGGAACAGGCTGCACGCCTGAATCAGGAGCAATTCACAGAAGCGCTGGCCAGCACCCAGGCCGATGAAGCTGCACTGTCGGAGAAGTTGACCGACGACATGCGTCCGTCTTATCTGCAAGGTGAAGTGACACGTCTGACCAATGCGATCGCGGCATTGGGCGCAGTCAATCTGGCCGCGCTGGATGAACTGGCGACCGCGTCCGAACGCAAGAACTTCCTCGATGCCCAGCACGCCGACCTGAACGAAGCGATCACCACGCTGCAAGATGCGATCCACAAGATCGATATCGAAACCCGCGGCTTGCTGCAAGACACCTTCGACAAGGTCAATGGCCACTTTGCAGAACTGTTCCCGATTCTGTTCGGTGGCGGTCAGGCCAAACTGATCATGACCGGCGACGAAATTCTGGACTCCGGTGTGCAAGTCATGGCGCAGCCGCCAGGCAAGAAGAACGCCACGATTCACCTGTTGTCCGGCGGTGAAAAGGCGTTGACCGCGACGGCACTGGTGTTCTCGATGTTCCAGCTCAATCCGGCGCCGTTCTGCTTGCTGGACGAAGTGGATGCGCCGCTGGACGACGCCAACACCGAGCGTTTCTGCAATATGGTCAAGCGCATGTCGTCGAATACGCAGTTCCTGTTCATCTCGCATAACAAGATCGCGATGGAAATGGCGAACCAGCTGATCGGCGTCACCATGCAAGAGCAAGGGGTGTCGCGTATCGTCGCTGTGGACATGGAAGCGGCGGCGAACTTCACGTCCGAGGTGCAAGCCGCCTGAGGTGGAGCTGAAATACGGCGCAAGCTTGCGTTTTTTTGACTTGCGCCGATATTTTGCAAGGCTTGTGCAGCTTGACAAGCCTATAACGGAACACTACCCTAAACGCCTTGTCATACAAGGGCTTTAGCACGACGCTTGCTAAGCGATTCAGGCAAAAAATAACAAGATGGTAACGACAAGGTTATATCGGCTCCTCAGCAGCATTCAGCAGTTCGGTATCACTATCTGTCGACTCTCAGGAATCCATAAAGACCAGCTATGACCAGTTTTATCGAACCGAACATGTTTGACCGTATTGATCTGGCGCGCTGCGCCGGTCCAGTGATGAGCCGCGCCGCTGCGCGTGTCACTTTCAAGAATAATTCCAAGGTACATTCGGCATGACAGACCTTCAGACCAGTTTGATCGTCATCGGCGGCGTGATCGTCGTCGG
This genomic interval carries:
- the smc gene encoding chromosome segregation protein SMC → MRLNSIKLSGFKSFVDPMNFQVPGQLVGVVGPNGCGKSNIIDAVRWVLGESKASELRGESMQDVIFNGSTNRKPAGRASVELIFDNAMGKAAGQWGQYAEIAVKRTLTRDGTSSYYINNQAVRRRDIQDIFLGTGLGPRAYAIIGQGMISRIIEARPEELRIFLEEAAGVSKYKERRRETENRLHDTRENLTRLEDILRELNSNLEKLEAQAAVAKKFNELTADQEEKQKLLWLLRKNEAKAEQEKYFREIERAQIDLEEQTAKLRHVETELEHMRQAHYGAGDRLHTAQGHLYQTNSEIGSLEAQIKFVIESRSRLQSQLNSLTAQRDQWQRQGTQHQDDLAEAEIQLEEQGMRVEQAQQAVQDATDKVPTLEQAWREAQLKTTESRSKIMQIQQQIELESAHQRNASNILSGLAVRRERLVQEKSGLNMPDDAHLSNLKLQLEEKQGSLEEASMYLEEAQEQLPKQEEERRTAQELVSKETTELAQLEARLSALKQLQESVQTQGKVQPWLEKHELANLPRLWQKLHIDAGWETALESVLRERMSALEVSNLDWAKAFFNDAPPAKLALFAPNPAGLPSEPAPNGLKPFINLLQLNDPGLRTLMQDWLHNIFIADDTASAFVDRSKLPNGALFVTKQGHVVSQSSVRFYASDSEQDGMLARQQEIENITKQQRAQYMLAEEAKSRAVRADAAMTSAAQRLQELRQRVAGLTQAAHSLQIEVMKLSEVQERFNQRSTQIVADLAEIETQETEQQQIKIESEAKFEQLDIELAELQESHENGQTDYLGKEQQLNDARQRLRELERAAQEAEFSEKSQRNKIDELKRNIATALEQAAQLFASMQQGSLELESLDDQAAQAGLQSLLDKRTDQERALADARHELDQLSQKLRQHEEARLQNERSLQPQRDRITELQLKEQAARLNQEQFTEALASTQADEAALSEKLTDDMRPSYLQGEVTRLTNAIAALGAVNLAALDELATASERKNFLDAQHADLNEAITTLQDAIHKIDIETRGLLQDTFDKVNGHFAELFPILFGGGQAKLIMTGDEILDSGVQVMAQPPGKKNATIHLLSGGEKALTATALVFSMFQLNPAPFCLLDEVDAPLDDANTERFCNMVKRMSSNTQFLFISHNKIAMEMANQLIGVTMQEQGVSRIVAVDMEAAANFTSEVQAA